From Stigmatopora nigra isolate UIUO_SnigA chromosome 5, RoL_Snig_1.1, whole genome shotgun sequence, a single genomic window includes:
- the chaf1a gene encoding chromatin assembly factor 1 subunit A gives MLAAETASVEGHLAASKPRRRGMDCTSNKKLIQARLPFKRMNSEPKESKPSPKRPCAHIIPEQGVSDRENDNESSLQVVSNRPPLVNGRGPLDCFLSKKRTSEQNIVDLTDDNPSPVKFRNAATTTTTRTLKDRQCGDTNASPVNSIRADRAADTHTSSDSSENLANEENEMEDGILPLDTTRESDGEREEKKAPANVSTLDKSAMSDSEEEEENASANVSTLGNKSALSISSGCSSHESTPERTKKNESTTTTPTTEPTTTPETPANKRKTRRSLKSLQVQDERLRIRQEREEAKAAKEKQREESRKLKEERKREKQEKKEKDEREKRERKEKDEREKREKKEKDEREKAEKLKAKEDQRKSKLEAKLEEKRKKEEEKRVKEEEKRVKEEKDRLKAEKAEITRFLQKAKIQQAPKTLAVACGKFAPFEIKDNMCMAPLCRVQCEESALEELDLCLLQSSDSQPLLKDWIGQKPRCSAATRPRVQNPDSDCIDMTAPNPEGVPDRKLYGPMKLLLFRENHRPAYWGTWRKKSLHISPRCPLRKDTDLLDYEVDSDEEWEEEEPGESLSHSEGEDEEEGGEDDDDNDGFFVPHGYLSDDEGALEEVDGGDLEKQKLQQRVKAREWEELMSTKSKMKFLLPVVRGCLWEGDGSVSDLLQSYAACLIEPLPKADLSVSPEEQTEKCAKEMQLLSQLLPLLHGNLNSSKVIITEFQEFCHQKTASTSPAPLSSPESSADVPTRIQVKRLIKNNAVYEKRATYRRCCWYVHEDVLSRFGLEALPVPGQWSYSTSGAREDTREEAATGSHGNSPTTPQTPSATSSASKRKSTGSMSITKFMKRFNDREQTEETEADGFQADTEDDDEDCIIVSIQSGSAKQNSSTDGSDEMEVTLSETAALPIETAAPTLATT, from the exons ATGTTGGCGGCGGAGACAGCATCAGTGGAGGGGCACTTGGCAGCTTCGAAACCCCGTAGAAGAG GAATGGATTGTACATCAAACAAGAAACTCATACAAG CTCGTCTCCCTTTCAAGCGTATGAACTCGGAACCAAAAGAAAGCAAGCCATCACCGAAACGTCCTTGTGCACACATTATCCCCGAACAAGGAGTCTCTGACAGAGAGAATGACAATGAATCCTCTCTGCAAGTCGTCTCCAATAGACCCCCTTTGGTTAATGGCCGAGGGCCCCTCGATTGTTTCCTCAGCAAAAAGCGCACTTCAGAACAGAACATTGTAGATCTGACCGATGACAACCCATCTCCCGTCAAGTTCCGCAATgcggccaccaccaccaccacccgcaCATTAAAAGACAGACAATGCGGGGACACCAACGCGTCCCCCGTGAACTCTATACGTGCCGATCGTGCCGCCGACACGCACACGTCATCAGACTCCTCAGAGAACCTGGCAAACGAAGAGAACGAAATGGAGGACGGGATCTTGCCTCTTGATACGACGCGGGAATCGGATGGCGAACGGGAAGAGAAAAAGGCTCCGGCAAACGTCTCCACTTTGGACAAGTCAGCCATGTCGGACagcgaagaggaagaagaaaatgcTTCGGCAAACGTGTCCACTTTGGGCAACAAGTCAGCCTTGTCAATTTCGTCAGGCTGTTCCTCTCACGAGAGCACACCAGAACggactaaaaagaatgagtccACTACCACCACACCGACTACA GAGCCAACAACCACTCCTGAAACACCCGCAAATAAAAGGAAGACAAGACGTTCATTAAAG AGTCTCCAAGTGCAGGACGAGAGGCTTCGAATCCGTCAAGAAAGGGAGGAGGCCAAGGCCGCTAAGGAGAAACAGAGAGAAGAGAGTCGCAAACTAAAGGAGGAGCGCAAAAGGGAAAAGcaggagaagaaagaaaaagacgAACGAGAAAAGCGGGAGAGAAAGGAAAAAGACGAACgagaaaagagggagaaaaaggaaaaggatGAGCGAGAAAAGGCAGAGAAGTTAAAAGCCAAGGAGGATCAGCGAAAATCGAAACTGGA GGCAAAGCTTGAGGAGAAACgtaagaaagaagaagaaaagcgggtgaaagaagaggaaaagcgggtcaaagaagaaaaagat cgcCTCAAAGCAGAGAAAGCCGAGATAACTAGGTTTTTACAGAAGGCCAAAATCCAGCAGGCTCCAAAG ACTCTCGCGGTGGCTTGTGGGAAATTCGCTCCGTTCGAGATCAAGGACAACATGTGCATGGCGCCGTTGTGCAGGGTTCAATGTGAAGAATCCGCCTTGGAAGAACTGGATCTCTGTTTGTTACAATCCAGCGATAGTCAGCCTTTACTGAAGGACTGGATTGGCCAGAAGCCACGATGCTCTGCTGCTACCAGGCCCAGAGTTCAAAACCCAGATAG CGATTGTATAGACATGACTGCGCCCAATCCAGAAGGTGTGCCTGACCGGAAACTGTACGGTCCGATGAAGCTTCTGTTGTTTCGGGAAAATCACCGCCCGGCTTACTGGGGCACTTGGAGAAAGAAGAGTTTGCACATCTCACCACGCTGTCCCCTCAGGAAAGACACG GACCTGTTGGACTATGAGGTCGATAGTGATGAAGAATGGGAGGAAGAGGAACCCGGGGAGTCCCTCTCGCACAGTGAAGGG gaggacgaagaggagggAGGTGAGGACGATGATGACAACGATGGCTTTTTTGTCCCGCACGGTTATCTTTCAGATGATGAAGGGGCATTAGAAGAAGTG GATGGTGGTGACCTTGAAAAGCAGAAACTGCAGCAGAGGGTGAAAGCTAGGGAATGGGAAGAGCTAATGTCTACCAAGAGTAAGATGAAGTTCCTGCTACCAGTTGTGCGGGGCTGCCTCTGGGAGGGCGACGGCTCGGTCTCCGACCTTCTTCAGTCGTACGCCGCGTGCCTCATCGAACCTCTACCCAAAGCGGACTTGAGTGTCAGTCCAGAGGAACAGACTGAAAAGTGTGCAAAAGAAATGCAAT tGCTCAGCCAGCTGCTGCCACTGCTGCACGGTAACCTCAATAGCAGCAAGGTAATTATCACAGAGTTTCAGGAATTCTGTCATCAGAAAACAGCCTCCACGTCACCCGCTCCACTCTCCAGCCCTGAGAGCTCAGCGGACGTTCCCACTCG AATACAGGTGAAGCGTCTCATTAAAAACAACGCCGTTTATGAGAAACGTGCCACCTACCGACGCTGCTGCTGGTACGTCCACGAAGACGTCCTGTCCCGCTTCGGCCTCGAGGCCCTCCCGGTGCCAGGCCAGTGGTCTTACTCGACCAGCGGTGCCCGGGAAGACACCCGCGAGGAGGCGGCCACGGGCTCTCATGGCAACTCCCCCACTACGCCGCAGACTCCCTCCGCCACTTCGTCGGCCTCTAAAAGAAAGAGCACCGGCAGTATGTCCATCACCAAATTCATGAAACGATTTAACGACCGAGAACAG ACGGAAGAAACGGAGGCCGACGGCTTTCAAGCAGACACGGAGGATGATGACGAAGACTGCATTATTGTCTCCATTCAAAGTG
- the scamp4 gene encoding secretory carrier-associated membrane protein 4: MTGHENNFPPLPKFLRVKPCFYQNIQEEIPSQHQQLVRRIFTLWMIYSATLCLNVIGCIAWWAAGSYASNFGYSLLWLILFAPCSYICWFRPIYKAIRADSSFNFMAFFFIFFLQVVLAFIQCLGLNNWGICGWIATIMFFKTNLAAAIIMLPTTLLLTLVTILMLLVLIKVHRLYRGIGGSMAHAREEWGAGTWKDAAVKAGEVSVVDPNSQGPSLPQYPASVPSYTDNRAW; encoded by the exons ATGACAG GCCATGAAAACAACTTTCCCCCTCTGCCCAAATTCTTAAGAGTAAAGCCGTGCTTTTATCAGAACATCCAGGAGGAGATTCCCAGTCAACATCAGCAACTGGTGCGGCGAATCTTTACACTGTGGATGA TTTATTCAGCGACGCTGTGCTTGAACGTGATTGGCTGCATCGCCTGGTGGGCCGCGGGAAGTTACGCCTCTAATTTTGGCTATTCCTTGCTGTGGCTGATCCTTTTCGCTCCTTGCAGTTATATATGCTGGTTCAGACCTATATACAAAGCCATCAG AGCGGATAGTTCCTTCAACTTCATGgccttcttcttcatcttcttccttcAAGTAGTGCTGGCCTTTATTCAATGTCTAGGATTGAACAACTGGGGTATTTG CGGTTGGATCGCCACCATCATGTTTTTCAAAACCAATTTAGCCGCCGCCATCATTATGCTTCCCACCACGCTGCTTTTAACACTGGTGACCATCTTAATGTTGCTGGTCCTCATTAAG GTGCACAGACTGTACCGGGGCATCGGGGGCAGCATGGCGCATGCTCGTGAAGAGTGGGGTGCCGGAACGTGGAAAGACGCGGCCGTGAAAGCTGGTGAGGTCAGCGTTGTCGATCCCAACTCACAAGGGCCAAGTTTGCCACAGTACCCAGCATCCGTGCCCAGTTATACGGACAACCGTGCTTGGTGA
- the LOC144196560 gene encoding uncharacterized protein LOC144196560 — translation MKEPALLLLNVYVAASAQCSAIFNETRVRVDVSVGSSLNLCERLTWTERRFKICWHFIPNGSLIHSKELFCSSMSSRNQNKDKFLNYTLLNITQKQSGWYFCRIHMDIPDLRVINCSGIHVCVDCVPMLPTENKRLGLLWLWITIGLLGLIVLILLALCVHQIRRRKRKESPCATYVNTHNPPQLPSLRAQLRVPPSSQDSSTPSPARKNYCSSKQRPRQQRI, via the exons ATGAAGGAACCTGCCTTGCTGTTACTTAATG TATATGTTGCCGCCTCGGCTCAGTGTTCAgccatttttaatgaaaccCGTGTTAGAGTGGATGTTTCTGTGGGTTCCTCGCTTAATCTGTGTGAGCGCCTGACCTGGACAGAAAGGAGGTTCAAGATATGCTGGCATTTTATCCCAAATGGATCTTTGATCCACTCTAAGGAACTATTTTGTTCTAGCATGTCAAGCCGaaatcaaaacaaagacaaatttCTCAATTATACTTTATTGAACATTACGCAGAAGCAGAGTGGATGGTACTTTTGCCGAATCCATATGGATATTCCAGATTTGAGAGTCATCAACTGCAGTGGAATTCACGTGTGTGTTG ACTGCGTTCCTATGTTGCCCACAGAAAACAAAAGGCTGGGTCTGTTATGGCTGTGGATCACTATTGGCTTGTTGGGCCTTATCGTGCTGATCCTGTTGGCACTTTGTGTCCACCAAATCCGACGACGTAAACGCAAAG aatcaccATGTGCAACCTATGTGAACACACACAACCCCCCACAACTACCAAGTTTGAGAGCTCAGCTCAGGGTGCCCCCCAGCTCTCAGGACTCAAGCACCCCAAGTCCTGCCAGGAAAAACTACTGCAGCAGCAAACAGAGGCCTAGACAGCAGCGGATATAG
- the LOC144196557 gene encoding antihemorrhagic factor cHLP-B-like produces MVNQIGVVLLWFAATLPGLLAMASLPSVNCSKESAAAVASFGVKHINAHHKHGFRFKLQEVQNINYFQVSGGCHIDINVKLAQTKCHFTNPKPDDQCELWSREERGAVASCSIEFWVLWGIAKVTKHECHTRPEFSNEEMATICPSCPKLLSLDDPTAVEAVHYAVVRFNRENKRQNYFTLMELDHVTTGSFKTIGTVTWIKFAMVETSCAQGARNSFVGCTPRCPDRAHHVFCQTTYYNTHSQVGELDCELFPPKNPAPHPNDVPEPVCGPLFHQSPEACVCKARLPKPEPTIHHICPFPLKMSA; encoded by the exons ATGGTGAATCAGATAGGTGTGGTTCTCCTATGGTTTGCTGCAACTCTTCCTGGACTTCTTGCAATGGCTTCTTTGCCATCTGTAAACTGTAGCAAGGAAAGTGCTGCAGCAGTGGCGAGCTTTGGTGTCAAACATATCAATGCTCATCACAAACATGGATTCAGGTTCAAGCTGCAGGAGGTCCAGAACATCAACTACTTTCAG GTATCAGGAGGTTGTCATATTGATATCAATGTAAAGCTGGCACAGACCAAATGCCACTTTACAAACCCCAAACCTGATGACCAGTGTGAGCTTTGGAGCCGAGAGGAACGG GGTGCAGTGGCATCCTGCAGCATTGAGTTTTGGGTCCTATGGGGTATTGCCAAAGTCACCAAACATGAATGTCACACTCGACCAG AATTTTCCAATGAGGAGATGGCCACTATTTGCCCTAGCTGTCCCAAATTGTTGTCCCTGGATGACCCAACCGCTGTGGAGGCAGTGCACTACGCTGTGGTCAGGTTCAACCGGGAGAACAAACGCCAAAACTACTTCACCCTGATGGAATTGGATCATGTCACAACAGGG TCTTTCAAGACTATCGGTACAGTGACCTGGATTAAGTTTGCAATGGTGGAGACCTCATGTGCTCAGGGGGCTCGGAATTCATTTGTGGGCTGTACTCCTCGTTGTCCTGACAGAGCT CATCATGTATTTTGCCAAACTACCTATTACAACACTCACAGTCAAGTTGGAGAACTTGATTGTGAATTATTTCCTCCAAAG AATCCAGCCCCCCACCCCAATGATGTACCAGAACCTGTGTGCGGGCCATTGTTTCACCAAAGTCCAGAAGCTTGTGTTTGCAAAGCACGATTGCCTAAACCTGAGCCTACCATCCATCACATTTGTCCATTCCCACTTAAAATGTCTGCCTAA